From Spiroplasma eriocheiris, the proteins below share one genomic window:
- a CDS encoding bifunctional ADP-dependent NAD(P)H-hydrate dehydratase/NAD(P)H-hydrate epimerase has protein sequence MKYVGTSKMTYQLDEYFVKTLNYAPEELMARSARGLFNNLNFTHQNFLIVSNYGNNGGDGIALAALLATFDPTKEINVYICCTQTIFADKKTPQTSYWYHQAQTHNNIKFYFSPTPVTELIAKAETIIDCMFGVGFHGELGAEVAQIINNINAAKNKFIIACDLPSGINNDEKVIKQTAVKADLTVTFLTFKTAFTNYEIIPYLGKVVVWDLEFPTPDLTVIFETLFPNHHEFWIDNLKFPPRNVISHKGDYGSVLVWAGSETYPNTGVLVANSSVNMGSGLVYLATRETELNKMSGLTPEVIPVSLDNKELLATLLKNKISACGLGPGLGVKPQTLVMLEFMLANYPGPIIFDADGIKLLNASILKRVANRAIITPHPKEFAELLSQPVNTVLKNRAQLVKDFAKKYQVIVVLKGYQTIISDGDTLYYNSTGNPYMAMGGAGDVLTGIITSLVGQNYPLLTSAYQGVYFHGLVADEIAKTKKPVLPTDIIKNIGYLFNKLLNK, from the coding sequence ATGAAATACGTGGGTACTAGTAAAATGACTTATCAACTTGATGAATATTTCGTGAAAACTTTAAATTATGCGCCCGAAGAATTAATGGCCCGCAGTGCCCGGGGGTTATTTAATAATCTGAATTTTACGCACCAAAATTTTTTAATCGTTAGTAATTATGGGAATAATGGAGGTGATGGCATAGCCTTAGCTGCTTTATTAGCAACCTTTGATCCTACAAAAGAAATTAATGTTTATATTTGTTGTACACAAACTATTTTTGCCGATAAAAAAACTCCGCAAACTAGTTATTGATACCACCAAGCCCAAACACATAATAATATTAAGTTTTATTTTTCCCCAACCCCCGTTACTGAATTAATTGCCAAAGCAGAAACTATCATTGACTGTATGTTTGGAGTTGGGTTCCACGGCGAACTAGGAGCAGAGGTTGCTCAAATTATTAATAATATTAACGCTGCTAAAAATAAATTTATTATTGCTTGTGATTTGCCAAGCGGAATTAATAATGATGAGAAAGTTATCAAGCAAACTGCTGTTAAAGCTGATCTGACAGTAACCTTTTTAACTTTTAAAACGGCCTTTACTAATTATGAGATCATTCCTTATTTAGGTAAGGTTGTCGTATGAGATTTAGAGTTTCCAACTCCCGACCTAACTGTAATTTTTGAAACTTTATTTCCCAACCACCACGAATTTTGAATTGATAATTTAAAATTTCCACCCCGAAATGTAATTTCGCATAAGGGCGATTATGGCAGTGTTTTAGTATGAGCGGGTAGTGAAACTTATCCTAACACAGGTGTTCTAGTTGCCAATAGTAGTGTTAACATGGGCAGTGGGTTAGTATACTTAGCAACGCGAGAAACTGAACTTAATAAAATGAGTGGCCTAACTCCTGAAGTAATTCCCGTTAGTCTTGATAATAAAGAATTATTAGCCACCTTATTAAAAAATAAAATTAGTGCTTGTGGGTTAGGACCAGGATTAGGAGTTAAACCACAAACTTTAGTTATGTTAGAGTTTATGTTAGCAAATTATCCGGGACCAATTATTTTTGATGCGGATGGGATTAAATTATTAAATGCTAGTATCTTAAAACGAGTGGCAAACCGCGCAATTATTACTCCGCATCCTAAAGAATTTGCCGAATTGCTTTCCCAACCAGTTAACACCGTTTTAAAAAATCGGGCCCAATTAGTAAAGGACTTTGCTAAAAAATACCAAGTTATTGTTGTCTTAAAAGGGTACCAAACGATTATTAGTGATGGTGATACGCTCTACTATAATAGTACTGGTAATCCGTATATGGCAATGGGTGGTGCGGGCGATGTTTTAACCGGAATTATTACTAGTTTAGTGGGACAAAATTATCCGTTATTAACAAGTGCCTACCAAGGAGTTTATTTCCATGGGTTAGTTGCTGATGAGATTGCCAAAACTAAAAAGCCAGTTTTACCAACGGATATTATTAAAAACATTGGCTATCTTTTTAACAAACTACTTAATAAATAA
- a CDS encoding M48 family metallopeptidase, with protein sequence MTKTLSYQGNLIKYELTIKKQKNIVLNVNNGKIKISAPSHANDWEIEGLIYRNIKKILTIMDYHDSYRKVAFAPVNQLGYVIVFNNKYPLQLTNENIHTKIINKELFMMKDYGSYEENLKKLHSFLRQKFTYKFEQLVNKWAKIMQLEYKNLTIKSMTRKWGVCYPQTGKIVLNIKLIHFDPSVIEYVVVHELSHLVHHNHSKSFWHYVEKYLPNYRDKIEILKKPGI encoded by the coding sequence ATGACAAAAACATTATCTTACCAAGGAAATTTAATTAAATATGAATTAACCATTAAAAAGCAAAAGAATATTGTGTTAAATGTTAATAATGGCAAAATTAAAATTTCAGCGCCGAGTCATGCTAATGACTGAGAAATTGAAGGACTAATTTATCGCAATATTAAAAAAATTCTGACGATTATGGATTATCATGATAGTTACCGGAAAGTTGCCTTTGCGCCTGTTAACCAACTTGGTTATGTAATTGTTTTTAATAACAAATACCCCCTCCAATTAACAAATGAAAATATTCATACCAAAATTATTAATAAAGAATTATTTATGATGAAAGATTATGGGAGTTATGAAGAAAATTTAAAAAAACTCCATAGTTTTTTACGTCAGAAGTTTACTTATAAATTTGAACAATTAGTGAATAAATGAGCTAAAATTATGCAGTTAGAATATAAAAACCTAACTATTAAATCAATGACCAGAAAGTGGGGAGTTTGTTATCCCCAAACTGGCAAAATTGTGTTAAATATTAAATTAATTCATTTTGACCCTAGTGTGATTGAATATGTGGTGGTTCATGAACTTAGTCACCTTGTTCATCATAATCATTCCAAATCATTTTGGCATTATGTTGAAAAGTACTTACCAAATTATCGTGACAAAATTGAAATTTTAAAAAAACCAGGAATTTAA
- a CDS encoding lipoprotein, whose protein sequence is MKKLLTILSALTLISGTTTSIISCGGNHESSDIPSDSTAQDAKVLNDIANELNTKFLDFLNSNQVINSTDYGTIFDNFFGKVNESNQNVTLNPNDSDVKEEIKDITTLFQNYLNQVNIQIAQDYSNVYVSSYPVNWNHDQDSSSLGYIDLSQLSSLNPSVDITGLKAVSYQFNIHYNIEYKKISSSNNFTFNFIISNDPQKINQFQTESMAKLSGDIINYFSDEDIIIDKKLAYQKLYDNFDINYTTSHINLDNIVQSELISFLNSDPELTDIMQQVTWNDDKSILTLLSSAIDQTTNGIGVADSKYSSDHWAGKGFQPDQITPENFLPFYKQILKVFEIISDELQLASFNVNLAKISIAGLPLSGIVSNEGKPLTVTVGISKDGLDKKLFNFAKIVTSFMKNYHIESESDHWVLHVPKNLFDQIRNKKYDDALIDLTNDFINQEDIAKLEDIDMFTLGDETKQNHTWTIVDEHTIKLPKRITWNFDLMYGGKSINNSICYTPVTSWYFYLLIKDDLV, encoded by the coding sequence ATGAAAAAATTACTGACAATTTTAAGTGCATTAACTTTGATATCGGGAACTACCACAAGTATCATTTCATGTGGTGGAAATCATGAAAGTAGCGACATTCCTTCGGATTCCACAGCTCAAGATGCAAAAGTTTTAAATGATATTGCAAATGAACTTAACACCAAGTTTTTAGATTTTTTAAATTCTAATCAAGTTATTAATTCAACTGATTATGGAACGATTTTTGATAACTTTTTTGGCAAAGTAAATGAAAGTAATCAAAATGTAACTTTAAATCCAAATGATAGTGATGTTAAAGAAGAAATTAAAGATATTACTACATTATTTCAAAACTATTTAAATCAAGTTAACATTCAAATCGCGCAAGATTATTCCAATGTATATGTAAGCAGTTATCCAGTAAATTGAAACCATGACCAAGATAGTAGCTCTTTAGGATACATTGATTTAAGCCAATTAAGTTCTTTAAATCCAAGTGTGGATATTACTGGCCTAAAAGCTGTTTCTTATCAATTTAATATTCATTATAATATAGAATATAAGAAAATCTCTTCATCTAATAATTTTACCTTTAATTTTATTATTTCTAATGATCCGCAAAAGATTAATCAATTTCAAACTGAATCAATGGCTAAATTATCAGGTGATATTATTAATTATTTTAGTGACGAAGATATTATAATTGATAAAAAGCTTGCCTACCAAAAATTATATGATAATTTTGATATTAATTATACAACTTCACATATTAATCTAGACAATATTGTTCAATCTGAGTTGATTAGTTTTTTAAATAGTGATCCAGAACTAACTGATATAATGCAACAAGTAACATGAAATGATGATAAATCAATTTTAACGTTGTTATCTTCTGCCATTGACCAAACAACAAATGGAATTGGAGTTGCCGATTCTAAATATTCTTCTGATCACTGGGCAGGAAAGGGATTTCAACCAGATCAAATTACCCCAGAAAACTTTTTACCATTTTATAAACAAATCTTAAAAGTGTTTGAAATTATTAGTGATGAATTACAATTGGCTAGTTTTAATGTTAATTTAGCAAAAATTAGTATAGCCGGTTTACCATTATCGGGAATTGTTTCAAATGAAGGAAAACCCCTAACAGTTACAGTTGGTATTTCAAAAGATGGATTAGATAAAAAGCTATTTAATTTTGCTAAAATTGTTACTTCATTTATGAAAAATTATCATATTGAGTCAGAAAGTGATCATTGAGTACTTCATGTACCAAAAAATTTGTTTGACCAAATTAGAAATAAAAAATATGATGATGCATTGATAGATCTTACCAATGATTTTATTAATCAAGAAGATATCGCTAAATTAGAGGATATTGATATGTTTACTTTAGGAGATGAAACTAAGCAAAATCATACTTGAACAATAGTTGATGAACATACTATTAAACTTCCAAAAAGAATAACATGAAATTTTGATTTAATGTATGGTGGTAAAAGCATCAATAATTCAATTTGTTATACACCGGTAACGTCTTGATATTTTTATTTACTAATTAAAGATGATTTAGTATAA